In Streptomyces sp. NBC_00414, a single window of DNA contains:
- a CDS encoding STM4011 family radical SAM protein → MDLTLLYRGPLSSCDYDCPYCPFAKRRDSTAQLRADRTALERFTAWAHEQRDDSLSVLFTPWGEGLVRSWYRRALVDLSNQPHVQRVAIQTNLSCRTDWLRDADLDTVALWCTYHPGQTPYERFLAKTHTLAGLGVRFSVGIVGVPDHLEHARRLRVELPSHVYLWVNAAEGHTYTDEQAAEWTELDPLFPFSRHPHRSAGMPCRTGESVLSVDGEGTVRRCHFVRTELGNLYDGSYRAALGPRPCPKELCDCHIGYVHLETLPLYDVFAGGILERVPPTLPDRPLLPLISTTGLI, encoded by the coding sequence GTGGACCTCACACTGCTGTATCGCGGACCCCTTTCCTCCTGCGACTACGACTGCCCCTACTGCCCGTTCGCGAAGCGGCGGGACTCCACCGCCCAACTGCGGGCCGATCGCACCGCACTTGAGCGCTTCACCGCCTGGGCGCACGAGCAGCGGGACGACAGTCTCTCGGTGCTGTTCACCCCGTGGGGCGAGGGGCTGGTGCGCTCCTGGTACCGCCGCGCCCTGGTGGACCTCTCGAACCAGCCGCACGTACAACGGGTCGCCATCCAGACCAATCTGAGCTGCCGGACCGACTGGCTGCGGGACGCGGACCTCGACACCGTCGCCCTGTGGTGCACCTATCACCCCGGCCAGACACCGTACGAACGCTTCCTGGCCAAGACCCACACGCTGGCCGGCCTCGGCGTCCGTTTCAGCGTCGGAATCGTCGGCGTGCCCGACCACCTGGAGCACGCGCGGCGGCTGCGCGTGGAACTGCCGTCGCACGTCTACCTGTGGGTGAACGCCGCCGAAGGACACACGTACACGGACGAACAGGCAGCCGAGTGGACGGAGTTGGACCCGCTCTTCCCGTTCAGCCGACACCCCCACCGCTCGGCGGGCATGCCGTGTCGCACCGGTGAGTCCGTCCTCTCGGTCGACGGTGAGGGCACGGTCCGCCGCTGCCATTTCGTCCGCACCGAACTTGGCAACCTCTACGACGGCTCCTACCGTGCCGCGCTCGGCCCCCGGCCCTGCCCCAAGGAGTTGTGCGACTGCCACATCGGGTACGTCCACCTGGAGACCCTGCCGCTGTACGACGTGTTCGCGGGCGGCATCCTGGAACGCGTTCCGCCCACCCTCCCCGACCGCCCGCTCCTGCCCCTCATATCCACAACTGGGCTCATCTGA
- a CDS encoding glycoside hydrolase family 5 protein codes for MRTTPAGPRFTPRLRAAAVAFALAASSGTGIAAAPAATAAAPSMDTTRFKGVNWADPRDNFADDPVVLSGLSASDSYARTYTKASRVISAFRANLGADTVRLPINPYTVNGSYWKSYRGVIDAASDKGFKVILSYWEGTGPRKDGFIDDTTTYWPMWNTVVKAYKGDKRVYFEPMNEPHGYTDTEWADIAAKWLDTYRNVPRNRVFVSGAGYNDHVTSVCADPRLKGTYLSLHHYGFWKEYATYDQWVADLKVRIGDCANRTVADEFGSPMTTGLDYDKATPDSNFVNYLQAVTDTFRELKMGSVYWPGLRTDDTYSLQTLVGDPARPWLATTNRSGADRLSWAWGRGKPVRP; via the coding sequence ATGCGCACAACCCCCGCCGGCCCACGCTTCACACCCCGGCTGCGCGCCGCCGCGGTGGCCTTTGCGCTCGCCGCGAGCAGTGGTACGGGCATCGCCGCCGCCCCTGCCGCCACCGCCGCCGCGCCGAGCATGGACACGACCCGGTTCAAGGGCGTGAACTGGGCCGATCCCCGCGACAACTTCGCCGACGATCCCGTCGTGCTCTCCGGCCTGTCGGCCTCGGACAGCTATGCCCGGACCTATACAAAGGCGTCCCGGGTGATCTCGGCGTTCCGCGCGAACCTCGGTGCCGACACCGTCCGGTTGCCCATCAACCCGTACACCGTCAACGGCTCGTACTGGAAGTCCTACCGCGGGGTCATCGACGCGGCGTCGGACAAGGGTTTCAAGGTGATCCTGTCCTACTGGGAGGGCACGGGTCCGCGCAAGGACGGCTTCATCGACGACACCACCACGTACTGGCCCATGTGGAACACCGTGGTCAAGGCGTACAAGGGCGACAAGCGCGTCTACTTCGAGCCGATGAACGAGCCGCACGGCTACACGGACACCGAGTGGGCCGACATAGCGGCGAAGTGGCTGGACACGTACCGGAACGTGCCCCGCAACCGGGTGTTCGTCAGCGGCGCCGGCTACAACGACCACGTCACGTCCGTCTGCGCCGACCCGCGCCTGAAGGGCACCTACCTGTCCTTGCACCACTACGGGTTCTGGAAGGAGTACGCCACCTACGACCAGTGGGTGGCCGACCTCAAGGTGCGCATCGGTGACTGCGCCAACCGGACCGTGGCGGACGAGTTCGGCTCCCCGATGACGACCGGCCTGGATTACGACAAGGCGACGCCCGACAGCAATTTCGTCAACTACCTGCAGGCCGTCACCGACACGTTCCGCGAGCTCAAGATGGGGTCCGTGTACTGGCCGGGCCTGCGCACCGACGACACGTACTCGCTGCAGACCCTGGTCGGCGACCCCGCCCGGCCCTGGCTGGCGACCACCAACCGGTCCGGCGCCGACCGGCTGTCCTGGGCCTGGGGACGCGGCAAGCCCGTCCGGCCCTGA
- a CDS encoding STAS domain-containing protein — MDRAWEVDPPDVSSARSTGTLQVRPLADRAGWQAAGEISLATRTAWERALDRLALEDVEVYHLELSAVTFVDVAGVSALAVAAQGLPEGRRFMIEQPPAAVGRVLDMFWPDLPGVEVVAR; from the coding sequence GTGGACAGAGCGTGGGAGGTGGATCCGCCGGACGTGTCGTCGGCGCGGTCCACGGGCACCCTCCAGGTGCGCCCGTTGGCGGACCGTGCGGGCTGGCAGGCCGCGGGCGAGATCAGTCTGGCCACACGCACGGCCTGGGAGCGGGCGCTGGACCGGCTGGCTCTGGAGGACGTGGAGGTGTACCACTTGGAACTCTCGGCGGTCACCTTCGTCGATGTCGCCGGTGTGTCCGCCCTCGCGGTGGCGGCTCAAGGTCTTCCCGAAGGACGTCGCTTCATGATCGAACAGCCGCCTGCCGCCGTGGGACGGGTACTGGACATGTTCTGGCCCGACCTGCCGGGCGTCGAGGTGGTGGCGCGATGA
- a CDS encoding STM4013/SEN3800 family hydrolase: MNEVVGRDDLLLLTLDTLRHDVAVELAAAGRLPNLSTHLPGGAWEKRHAPGNFTYASHQAMFAGFLPTPAGPGPHPRLFAARFAGSETTADGTFVFETPDLVSALAARGYRTVCIGGVGFFNKQGALGDVLPGYFQESHWEPEFSVASPTSFEAQVARAEKTVAELPAEQRLFLFLNASALHQPNWFHLPGATRETGDSRRTHAAALEYIDRHVGRLFSAMSSRRRCFAIVCSDHGTAYGDDGYTGHRLGHESVWTVPYGHFFLEPPA; encoded by the coding sequence ATGAACGAGGTGGTGGGGCGGGACGATCTGCTCCTCCTCACCCTGGACACGCTCCGCCACGACGTGGCGGTCGAGCTCGCGGCGGCCGGCCGGCTGCCCAACCTCAGCACCCATCTCCCGGGCGGCGCCTGGGAGAAGCGGCACGCGCCGGGGAACTTCACCTACGCCTCCCACCAGGCGATGTTCGCGGGCTTCCTCCCCACGCCCGCCGGGCCCGGACCGCATCCGCGCCTGTTCGCGGCCCGGTTCGCGGGCAGCGAGACGACGGCGGACGGCACGTTCGTCTTCGAGACCCCGGACCTCGTGTCCGCCCTGGCGGCGCGCGGCTACCGCACGGTGTGCATCGGCGGCGTCGGCTTCTTCAACAAGCAGGGCGCCCTGGGCGACGTGCTGCCCGGCTACTTCCAGGAGAGCCACTGGGAGCCGGAGTTCTCCGTGGCCTCTCCGACCTCCTTCGAGGCGCAGGTGGCACGGGCCGAGAAGACGGTCGCCGAACTCCCGGCGGAGCAGCGGCTGTTCCTCTTTCTGAACGCCTCCGCCCTGCACCAGCCGAACTGGTTCCATCTCCCCGGCGCGACCCGTGAGACGGGCGACAGCCGCCGCACCCACGCCGCTGCGCTGGAGTACATCGACCGTCATGTGGGGCGGCTGTTCAGCGCGATGAGTTCGCGCCGCCGCTGCTTCGCGATCGTCTGCTCCGACCACGGCACCGCCTACGGGGACGACGGCTACACCGGCCACCGCCTCGGCCACGAATCCGTGTGGACCGTGCCCTACGGCCACTTCTTCCTGGAGCCGCCCGCATGA
- a CDS encoding STM4015 family protein has protein sequence MTIGDHFKEFHGLPAFSFPGIDEPAPDASSLPSPESVAWHIAVNSYDSDEQWEEAFGRFLAAVDTERVRAIVVGAWSDVYESAPDEVVQALVAARDRLPALRGLFVGDIVMEEAEISWITQGDMGPLLEAFPGLEEFGVRGGNGLVFPAVRHERLRKLSVETGGMPVGAVRGIAASDLPALVELDLWLGTSEYGGDADIADLEPFFAGTRLPSLRKLALHNSEIQDAICSALASAPVVARLEELDVSMGVLTDDGATALLTGQPLTHLKNLDLHHNYLSPGLRTRLLETLEPAGVSVDTDVDDAEADEDDDGEVWRFVAVGE, from the coding sequence ATGACCATCGGTGACCACTTCAAGGAGTTCCACGGCCTGCCGGCCTTCAGTTTCCCGGGCATCGACGAGCCGGCACCCGACGCGTCCTCACTTCCGTCGCCCGAGTCCGTGGCCTGGCACATCGCGGTGAACTCCTACGACTCCGACGAGCAGTGGGAAGAGGCCTTCGGCCGTTTCCTGGCGGCCGTCGACACCGAGCGGGTGCGGGCGATCGTCGTGGGCGCGTGGAGCGATGTGTACGAGTCCGCCCCCGACGAGGTGGTCCAGGCGCTGGTCGCGGCCCGCGACCGGCTGCCCGCCCTGCGCGGCCTGTTCGTCGGCGACATCGTGATGGAGGAGGCGGAGATCTCCTGGATCACGCAGGGCGACATGGGTCCGCTCCTCGAAGCCTTCCCCGGTCTGGAGGAGTTCGGGGTCCGCGGCGGCAACGGACTGGTCTTCCCCGCCGTCCGCCACGAGCGGCTGCGCAAGCTGAGCGTCGAGACCGGCGGTATGCCCGTCGGGGCGGTGCGCGGTATCGCCGCCAGTGACCTGCCCGCCCTCGTCGAACTCGACCTGTGGCTGGGCACGTCCGAGTACGGCGGGGACGCCGACATCGCCGACCTCGAACCCTTCTTCGCGGGCACCAGGCTGCCCTCTCTCAGGAAACTCGCCCTGCACAACAGCGAGATCCAGGACGCCATCTGCTCGGCCCTCGCGTCCGCCCCCGTGGTGGCGCGCCTGGAGGAGCTCGACGTCTCGATGGGAGTGCTCACCGACGACGGCGCGACGGCCCTGCTGACCGGCCAGCCGTTGACGCACCTCAAGAACCTCGACCTCCACCACAACTACCTCAGCCCCGGCCTGCGCACACGGCTGCTGGAGACCCTCGAACCCGCGGGCGTGAGCGTCGACACCGACGTGGACGACGCCGAGGCCGACGAGGACGACGACGGCGAGGTCTGGCGTTTCGTCGCGGTGGGCGAGTAG
- a CDS encoding YihY/virulence factor BrkB family protein, whose amino-acid sequence MSRTPKSDPDVTTPGSEQQQVPGPGEQIEERAPDKLTEMPKRSWLAVLKGTVKEFKDDELADRAAALTYYGVLSLFPALLLLVSLLGIAGKSATQEVLDNLKKLTPGSARDIISDAVTQLQGRGGIGSLMAVVGVVLAVWSASGYVAAFIRSANAVYDMPEGRPVWKVLPIRVGVTVVLLVLTVISALIVVFTGGLARQAGGALGIGDTALTVWSIAKWPVLIVLVTIMVALLYWATPNVKGRGFKWITPGSVLALVIWMIASAGFAFYVANFGSYNKTYGTLAGVIVFLVWLWISNIAILLGLEFDSEMARQRAIAGGLPDTEEPYVPPRDTRAWTDEEQQRME is encoded by the coding sequence ATGTCAAGGACACCGAAATCCGATCCCGACGTCACGACGCCGGGATCCGAGCAGCAGCAGGTCCCGGGCCCGGGAGAGCAGATCGAGGAGCGAGCGCCGGACAAGCTCACCGAGATGCCGAAGCGGTCCTGGCTGGCCGTTCTGAAAGGCACGGTCAAGGAGTTCAAGGACGACGAGCTCGCCGACAGGGCCGCGGCACTGACGTACTACGGCGTTCTCTCGCTGTTCCCGGCATTGCTGCTCCTGGTCTCGCTCCTGGGCATCGCGGGTAAGTCGGCGACCCAGGAGGTCCTGGACAATCTCAAGAAACTGACTCCCGGTTCGGCCCGGGACATCATCAGCGACGCGGTGACACAGCTGCAGGGCCGGGGCGGAATCGGCTCCCTCATGGCCGTGGTCGGTGTGGTCCTCGCCGTGTGGTCGGCCTCCGGTTACGTGGCGGCCTTCATCCGCTCCGCCAACGCCGTCTACGACATGCCCGAAGGGCGCCCTGTCTGGAAGGTGCTGCCCATCCGGGTGGGCGTGACCGTCGTACTCCTGGTGCTGACGGTGATCAGCGCGCTGATCGTGGTGTTCACCGGTGGCCTGGCCCGCCAGGCCGGCGGGGCGCTGGGGATCGGCGACACGGCGTTGACGGTGTGGTCGATCGCCAAATGGCCGGTGCTGATCGTCCTGGTCACGATCATGGTCGCCCTGCTCTACTGGGCGACCCCGAACGTGAAGGGCCGCGGCTTCAAGTGGATCACTCCCGGGAGCGTGCTGGCCCTGGTGATCTGGATGATCGCCTCGGCCGGGTTCGCGTTCTACGTGGCGAACTTCGGCTCGTACAACAAGACGTACGGCACGCTCGCCGGTGTCATCGTCTTCCTGGTCTGGCTGTGGATCAGCAACATCGCGATCCTGCTCGGGCTGGAGTTCGACTCCGAGATGGCCCGGCAGCGTGCCATCGCGGGCGGTCTGCCGGACACCGAGGAACCCTACGTCCCGCCCCGGGACACCCGCGCCTGGACCGACGAGGAGCAGCAGCGCATGGAATGA
- a CDS encoding sensor histidine kinase, translated as MTALITESFVHPALFYRGDEEYVDGTVPFIRDGLAAGEPVAVAVPGPKLDVLRSALGDAAADVRFIDMTQVGRNPGRIIPRVLRVFADAHPKTRVRIIGEPIWPDRTGVEYPACAQHEALINSAFEGRDATILCPYDEAGLSEQVLTDAYATHPVVITDGRQRNSPSYAPERVVERYNEPLPVPQAAEGHAFDADALPTARHFVVERAARFGLSGVRLDDLALVAAELTTNSVVHGGGTGIVHIWAEAGQVVCQVRDEGHLKDPLAGRRPSPPAQLGGRGLLLVNYLTDLVRVHTGPDGTVIRCYVDC; from the coding sequence ATGACAGCCCTGATCACCGAGTCGTTCGTGCATCCCGCCCTGTTCTACCGGGGCGACGAGGAGTACGTGGACGGCACCGTGCCGTTCATCCGTGACGGTCTGGCGGCCGGCGAACCGGTCGCGGTCGCCGTGCCCGGCCCGAAGCTGGACGTCCTCCGCTCCGCCCTGGGCGACGCGGCTGCGGACGTGCGCTTCATCGACATGACGCAGGTGGGACGCAATCCCGGCCGGATCATCCCCAGAGTGCTGCGGGTCTTCGCCGACGCCCACCCGAAGACGCGGGTACGGATCATCGGCGAGCCGATCTGGCCCGATCGCACCGGCGTGGAGTACCCGGCCTGCGCCCAGCACGAGGCACTGATCAACTCCGCGTTCGAGGGCCGGGACGCCACGATCCTGTGTCCGTACGACGAGGCGGGGCTCAGCGAGCAGGTACTGACCGACGCGTACGCGACCCATCCCGTCGTGATCACCGACGGCCGGCAGCGGAACAGCCCGTCCTACGCGCCCGAGCGGGTGGTCGAGCGGTACAACGAGCCCCTGCCGGTTCCGCAGGCGGCGGAGGGTCACGCCTTCGACGCGGACGCGCTGCCGACGGCCCGGCACTTCGTGGTCGAGCGAGCCGCCCGGTTCGGTCTGTCCGGCGTCCGGCTGGACGACCTGGCGCTGGTCGCGGCCGAGCTGACCACCAACAGCGTGGTGCACGGCGGCGGAACGGGCATCGTGCACATATGGGCCGAGGCCGGTCAGGTGGTGTGCCAGGTCCGCGACGAGGGGCATCTGAAGGATCCGCTCGCCGGACGGCGGCCCTCTCCGCCCGCCCAGCTCGGTGGCCGGGGCCTGCTGCTGGTGAACTACCTCACCGATCTCGTACGGGTCCACACGGGGCCCGACGGCACGGTGATCCGCTGTTACGTCGACTGCTGA
- a CDS encoding STM4012 family radical SAM protein, which yields MTVTSTGTSADTTTTGATTGATAPSSAGTSLAPPRPYQSYTYAYPHKTAYRPLAPEPRLADLWAGESRQALSLYLHIPFCEIRCGFCNLFTRIGAPDGLTGRYLDAVRRQAAAVREAMGDEEPPRFANAAFGGGTPTYLEAAELERLCDIAEREMGVDLRAVPLSVEASPSTATADRLAVLAERGTTRLSLGVQSFVEEESRAAVRPQRRSDVEAALTRIREAAIPVLNIDLIYGIDGQTAASWRYSLDAALSWRPEEIYLYPLYIRPLTGLGRHTDRRTADREWDEERLRRYREGRDHLLSHGYEQVSMRMFRRTDAPPQGPDDYACQTDGMIGLGCGARSYTSRLHYSFDYAVSMREIRGIIDDYTATEDFSHALHGRWVDEDEARRRHLLQSLLQAEGLTVTDYRLRFGTDPFDDFPAELDTLVARGWLGGARPELLRLSAEGLAHSDAIGPEFFSPAVREAMAAYETK from the coding sequence ATGACCGTCACCTCCACGGGCACCTCCGCGGACACCACTACGACAGGCGCCACCACGGGTGCCACCGCGCCCAGTTCCGCGGGCACCTCCCTCGCTCCGCCGCGCCCCTACCAGAGCTATACGTACGCGTATCCGCACAAGACCGCCTACCGGCCGCTCGCCCCGGAACCGCGGCTCGCGGACCTGTGGGCCGGGGAGTCCCGGCAGGCGCTCTCGCTGTACCTGCACATCCCGTTCTGCGAGATCCGCTGCGGCTTCTGCAACCTCTTCACCCGTATCGGCGCGCCGGACGGGCTGACGGGCCGCTATCTGGACGCCGTGCGGCGTCAGGCCGCCGCCGTTCGCGAGGCCATGGGTGACGAGGAGCCGCCGCGTTTCGCCAACGCGGCGTTCGGCGGCGGCACTCCGACCTATCTGGAGGCCGCCGAGCTGGAGCGGCTGTGCGACATCGCCGAGCGGGAGATGGGCGTGGACCTGCGGGCCGTACCCCTGTCCGTGGAGGCATCACCGTCCACGGCCACGGCGGACCGGCTGGCGGTGCTGGCCGAGCGCGGCACCACCCGCCTGAGCCTCGGAGTGCAGAGCTTCGTCGAGGAGGAGTCCCGCGCCGCCGTACGACCCCAGCGCCGAAGCGACGTCGAGGCCGCGCTGACCCGCATCCGCGAGGCGGCCATCCCGGTCCTGAACATCGACCTGATCTACGGCATCGACGGCCAGACGGCGGCCAGTTGGCGGTACTCGCTCGACGCGGCCCTGTCCTGGCGCCCCGAGGAGATCTACCTCTACCCCCTCTACATACGTCCGCTCACCGGCCTCGGCCGCCACACCGACCGGCGGACGGCCGACCGGGAGTGGGACGAGGAGCGCCTGCGCCGCTACCGGGAGGGGCGCGACCACCTGCTCTCCCACGGCTACGAGCAGGTGTCGATGCGCATGTTCCGGCGGACGGACGCTCCGCCGCAGGGGCCGGACGACTACGCGTGCCAGACGGACGGCATGATCGGCCTGGGCTGCGGCGCCCGCTCGTACACCTCGCGGCTGCACTACTCCTTCGACTACGCGGTGTCGATGCGGGAGATCCGCGGCATCATCGACGACTACACCGCCACCGAGGACTTCTCGCACGCCCTGCACGGCAGGTGGGTCGACGAGGACGAGGCGCGGCGCCGGCATCTGCTGCAGTCGCTGCTCCAGGCGGAGGGCCTGACCGTCACCGACTACCGCCTGCGGTTCGGTACGGACCCCTTCGACGACTTCCCGGCGGAGCTGGACACCCTCGTCGCCCGCGGCTGGCTCGGCGGAGCCCGGCCGGAGCTGCTCCGTCTCTCCGCCGAGGGGCTCGCGCACTCGGACGCCATCGGCCCCGAGTTCTTCTCACCGGCCGTGCGCGAGGCCATGGCCGCCTACGAGACGAAGTGA
- a CDS encoding STM4014 family protein: protein MRRTGSADAPSKWVVVANGDNRRVGLFRTAAEAAGHGTPRVVEWHDVLRHGGHEFADDEIVRLDSPGEDADVDAVLRGVDDPTRVEGSARWYARFLDCVASLRGGLRLDDPADLAVMFDKRLCHDRLARADVPVPPSPTSGGLAQIRGWADVRDVMEAAGMRRVFVKLAHGSSASGVLAVETTASGRIRATTSVERGEGGRLYNSLRVRRYTTEAEIAAIVDTLAPDGLHVERWLPKASLGGRSADLRIVVVGGRATHAVVRTSRSPLTNLHLGGMRGDLAAVRALAGDRWATAVEASEQAAACFPGTLCVGVDLLPAIGWRRFAVGEVNAFGDLLPRLTGLPGSGAEGLDTYAAQIAAAGSFCRDLSPGPSTPSREPGPPVSPHDPHDLPRTAHATA, encoded by the coding sequence ATGCGCCGTACGGGATCGGCGGACGCACCGTCGAAGTGGGTGGTCGTCGCCAACGGGGACAACCGCAGGGTGGGCCTGTTCCGCACGGCCGCCGAGGCCGCCGGGCACGGCACACCCCGGGTCGTCGAGTGGCATGACGTACTGCGCCACGGCGGACACGAGTTCGCCGACGACGAGATCGTCCGCCTCGACTCCCCCGGTGAGGACGCCGACGTGGACGCCGTGCTGCGCGGTGTCGACGACCCGACACGGGTGGAGGGTTCCGCGCGCTGGTACGCGCGGTTCCTGGACTGCGTGGCCTCGCTGCGTGGTGGCCTGCGCCTCGACGACCCGGCGGATCTGGCCGTGATGTTCGACAAACGGCTGTGTCACGACCGGCTCGCGCGCGCGGACGTGCCGGTGCCGCCGTCCCCCACGTCCGGCGGCCTCGCGCAGATCCGGGGATGGGCGGACGTACGGGATGTCATGGAGGCGGCCGGTATGCGGCGCGTCTTCGTCAAACTCGCGCACGGCTCGTCCGCCTCCGGTGTCCTGGCCGTCGAGACCACCGCTTCGGGCCGGATCCGTGCGACGACGTCGGTGGAGCGCGGCGAGGGCGGTCGCCTGTACAACTCGCTGCGGGTTCGCCGTTACACGACGGAGGCGGAGATCGCCGCGATCGTCGACACCCTGGCTCCCGACGGGCTGCATGTCGAACGGTGGCTGCCGAAGGCCTCACTCGGCGGCCGGTCGGCCGATCTGCGCATCGTGGTCGTGGGTGGCCGGGCCACCCATGCCGTGGTCCGCACCAGCCGCTCTCCCCTGACCAATCTTCATCTCGGCGGGATGCGCGGCGATCTGGCGGCCGTGCGCGCACTGGCGGGCGACCGGTGGGCCACGGCCGTCGAGGCGAGTGAGCAGGCCGCTGCCTGCTTCCCGGGCACGCTGTGCGTCGGCGTCGACCTGCTGCCCGCCATCGGCTGGCGCCGCTTCGCCGTGGGCGAGGTCAACGCGTTCGGCGACCTGCTCCCCCGCCTCACCGGCCTGCCGGGCAGCGGGGCGGAGGGACTGGACACGTACGCGGCACAGATAGCCGCGGCCGGTTCCTTCTGCCGCGATCTCTCCCCCGGCCCCTCCACACCGTCCCGGGAGCCCGGCCCGCCCGTTTCACCGCACGACCCGCACGACCTGCCAAGGACAGCCCATGCCACAGCCTGA
- a CDS encoding aminotransferase class V-fold PLP-dependent enzyme: MELTGTRYTGTEPGSDPAVEPGLDIEALREDTPGTANRVHLNNAGAGLLSRRTLRTMTTHLELEANIGGYEAARQEQDRIDATRTNIARLVGGQPEEIALFDNSTHAWNAAFYSMTFKPGDRILTGRAEYGSSVLAYLQTARRSGAEVVVVPDDELGQLDTGALAGLIDERTKLVGVTHIPTSGGLVNPAAEIGRIARAAGVPFLLDATQSVGQFPVDVTEIGCDMLSATGRKFLRGPRGTGFLWVRREALEYLDPFVSDIEAATWDGARGFTWHAGARRFESWEAGYANVLGLDAAVTQALDLGLDRIGERATALGAYLRQALDALPGVTTYDLGRVRCAIVTARVDAVPTADVAAALARQGINVSTTVPEHTQFDTETRDVHPLVRLSPHYYNTEAELDRAVEAVARLARTAG, from the coding sequence ATGGAACTCACCGGCACGCGATACACCGGCACGGAACCGGGCTCGGACCCCGCTGTGGAACCCGGTTTGGACATCGAGGCGCTCCGCGAGGACACCCCGGGTACGGCGAACCGGGTGCACCTCAACAACGCCGGGGCCGGACTGCTCTCCCGGCGGACCCTCAGGACGATGACCACCCACCTGGAGCTGGAGGCGAACATCGGCGGGTACGAGGCCGCCCGCCAGGAGCAGGACCGCATCGACGCCACCCGCACGAACATCGCCCGGCTGGTGGGCGGGCAGCCCGAGGAGATCGCGCTCTTCGACAACTCCACGCACGCGTGGAACGCCGCCTTCTACTCGATGACGTTCAAGCCGGGCGACCGCATCCTGACCGGCCGGGCCGAGTACGGCAGCAGCGTCCTGGCCTATCTGCAGACCGCCAGGCGTTCCGGTGCCGAGGTCGTGGTGGTCCCCGACGACGAGTTAGGCCAGCTCGACACCGGCGCGCTGGCCGGACTGATCGACGAGCGCACGAAACTCGTCGGCGTCACCCACATCCCCACCAGCGGAGGCCTGGTCAATCCGGCGGCGGAGATCGGCCGGATCGCGCGAGCCGCCGGGGTGCCGTTCCTGCTCGACGCCACGCAGTCGGTGGGGCAGTTTCCCGTCGATGTCACCGAGATCGGCTGCGACATGCTCTCCGCCACCGGCCGCAAGTTCCTGCGGGGCCCCCGCGGCACCGGCTTCCTGTGGGTGCGCCGCGAGGCCCTGGAATACCTCGACCCCTTCGTCAGCGACATCGAGGCGGCCACCTGGGACGGCGCACGGGGCTTCACCTGGCACGCCGGCGCACGGCGTTTCGAGTCATGGGAAGCGGGATACGCCAACGTCCTGGGACTGGACGCGGCCGTGACCCAGGCCCTGGACCTGGGTCTTGACCGGATCGGGGAGCGGGCCACCGCCCTCGGCGCGTATCTGCGGCAGGCGCTCGACGCCTTGCCCGGCGTCACCACGTACGACCTCGGCCGGGTCCGGTGCGCCATCGTGACCGCGAGGGTCGACGCCGTGCCCACCGCGGACGTCGCCGCGGCGCTCGCACGGCAGGGGATCAACGTGAGCACGACCGTCCCCGAACACACCCAGTTCGACACGGAGACGCGGGACGTCCACCCGCTGGTGCGTCTCTCGCCGCACTACTACAACACCGAGGCCGAACTGGACCGGGCCGTGGAGGCCGTCGCCAGACTCGCGCGCACGGCCGGATGA
- a CDS encoding zinc-ribbon domain-containing protein, with the protein MIIFGTKGYLYQLAILTLLCGQCGNPAAHTLSKRVTKFTLFFVPLFPVSTKYATQCTFCGVQHKITKEQAEQLQVQAASGQTHGQPQQQPYQG; encoded by the coding sequence ATGATCATCTTCGGCACCAAGGGCTATCTCTACCAGCTGGCGATACTGACCCTGCTGTGCGGCCAGTGCGGCAACCCCGCCGCCCACACACTCAGCAAGCGCGTCACGAAGTTCACCCTGTTCTTCGTCCCGCTGTTCCCCGTCTCGACGAAGTACGCGACCCAGTGCACCTTCTGCGGCGTACAGCACAAGATCACGAAGGAGCAGGCGGAGCAGTTGCAGGTGCAGGCCGCAAGCGGCCAGACGCACGGGCAGCCGCAGCAGCAGCCCTACCAGGGCTGA